The following coding sequences lie in one Cryptococcus gattii WM276 chromosome L, complete sequence genomic window:
- a CDS encoding Swi2/Snf2-related ATPase, component of the SWR1 complex, putative; Swr1p (Similar to TIGR gene model, INSD accession AAW45120.1), with protein MSSTKDTLDKRTDAGRDAKYSSLNGSPSEVLRAIHRHSPQPLRRPKPRYADPDEEESPVKPTLAASSTISSVRQPSLVLAAQSARDDQEEKMIQRLASQFPNVKQSIISSLLQKYPGNPDRAINQIHYANQMKAEEESKISIATTSKTSSPLPVSASPATFNSKSKKKNENSTIYANRKRNRRSDGSEEEFSGSESEDDFSDGEDGRKRRKGEDDEPDAEDAALKAFNEDSVETLTGTIACRPEQAAIIIKHRPYEDVDDVRAKLTKARGVSFKLFEQYTEIMEGFVQIDACMNRCEAIASDVARTLAVWKGASNVQDGSVVGTPRSDGLNDVKVDVAKVSELLKNETDVKKRKILKQYIQTQPSSLSEGTVLKDYQLLGVNWLNLLYSKRIGCILADEMGLGKTIQVIAFIAALKERGIAGPHLIFVPASTLENWTREFRRFAPDIDVQTYYGSQAERAGLRSDLKAQFRRGELEVVLASYTQMTSADDLSFFRKKIDFETCVYDEGHRLKSCTTKAYADLLSIKPKWRLLLTGTPLQNNLQELVSLLMFIHKDTFTDAEPYLRAIFKSQGSASLLSHTRTTRARTMLTPFVLRRRKAQVLSLPPKVEIVEHCEMTKVQSKLYSETMQKSKKILSELTVEALEEVADEDGAAASGKKPETDKMAAKGKKASGMVTSGSNILMDLRKAASHPLLFRRLYTDAKIRQIAKACLNTPSYCDCNLDYVVEDLEELHKFALDPEVFLEGGKVMAMVKHIERCKAEGKRMLLFSQFVMILDILEGALNHLGIRYTRLDGQTKTDERQSLVDEFNDDTSITVFLLSTKAGGVGINLTAASVVVIYDQDFNPHNDRQAADRAYRIGQEREVEVIKLITKNSIDEDMLEIGLTKLQLDDMVGGEEITLDGTDGAGADDKTAKETRKSLLTQLRTKFVESG; from the exons ATGT CTTCGACGAAGGACACTCTGGATAAGCGTACCGATGCCGGAAGGGACGCGAAATATTCATCGCTGAATGGTAGTCCTAGTGAAGTGCTCAGAGCCATCCACAGACATTCTCCTCAACCCCTTCGGCGTCCTAAACCGCGATATGCAGACCCagacgaagaagaatcCCCAGTAAAGCCGACCCTTGCTGCGTCAAGTACGATCTCGAGCGTCCGCCAACCTAGTCTAGTCCTTGCCGCTCAATCAGCCCGTGACGATCAAGAGGAAAAGATGATCCAAAGACTAGCCAGCCAGTTTCCTAATGTTAAGCAATCAATAATCTCTTCGCTGCTTCAAAAATATCCTGGTAATCCGGACAGGGCAATCAATCAAATTCATTACGCCAATCAGATGAAAGCCGAAGAAGAGTCCAAAATTTCAATAGCTACAACTTCAAAGACATCCAGCCCTTTACCAGTATCTGCTAGTCCGGCTACATTCAATTCGAAatcaaagaagaagaatgagaATTCAACTATTTACGCAAACCGCAAGCGTAACAGAAGAAGCGACGGTTCAGAGGAAGAATTTTCTGGAAGCGAAAGCGAAGATGATTTCTCTGATGGCGAGGATGGGAGGAAACGACGAAAAGGAGAGGACGATGAGCCTGATGCAGAGGATGCAGCCCTGAAGGCGTTCAATGAAGACAGCGTAGAAACTCTCACTGGTACAATCG CCTGTCGTCCTGAACAAGCTGcaatcatcatcaaacATCGGCCATACGAAGATGTCGATGATGTCCGTGCAAAGCTCACCAAGGCTCGAGGAGTTTCATTCAAGTTATTTGAGCAGTACACCGAAATTATGGAAGGTTTCGTTCAGATCGACGCATGCATGAACCGATGTGAAGCTATTGCTTCGGACGTCGCCAGGACATTAGCTGTATGGAAAGGCGCGTCAAACGTTCAGGATGGAAGCGTGGTGGGGACACCCAGATCAGATGGGCTGAACGATGTCAAGGTGGATGTTGCCAAGGTCTCGGAGCTTTTGAAGAATGAGACGGatgtgaagaagaggaaaatTCTAAAACAATACATCCAGACGCAACCTTCATCATTGAGTGAGGGAACGGTCTTGAAGGACTATCAATTACTGGGCGTGAACTGGTTGAATCTCTTATATTCGAAGAGGATTGGCTGTATCCTTGCGGATGAGATGG GGTTAGGCAAGACCATCCAAGTCATCGCGTTTATTGCCGCTCTCAAGGAGCGAGGTATCGCCGGTCCACATTTAATCTTTGTCCCCGCTTCTACTCTCGAGAACTGGACTCGAGAATTCAGGCGTTTCGCTCCCGACATTGATGTTCAAACCTATTACGGTTCACAAGCAGAGCGCGCCGGACTGCGCAGTGACTTGAAAGCTCAGTTCAGAAGAGGTGAACTGGAAGTAGTATTGGCCTCATATACTCAAATGACATCCGCGGATGATCTAAGTTTCTTTAGGAAGAAAATTGATTTCGAG ACTTGTGTTTATGACGAGGGCCATCGACTTAAGAGTTGTACAACCAAGGCATACGCCGATCTGCTTTCTATCAAACCAAAATGGCGTTTGCTCCTCACCGGTACCCCTTTACAGAACAACTTGCAAGAACTGGTT TCCCTGCTTATGTTCATTCACAAAGACACTTTCACGGACGCCGAACCCTATCTCCGAGCCATCTTCAAATCACAAGGGTCTGCAAGTCTTCTATCCCATACTCGAACCACGCGTGCTCGTACAATGCTCACTCCTTTTGTACTCCGTCGACGCAAAGCTCAAGTCCTATCTCTCCCTCCAAAAGTCGAAATTGTGGAGCACTGTGAGATGACCAAAGTGCAGTCCAAACTCTACAGCGAAACTATGCAGAAGTCAAAGAAAATTTTGAGCGAGTTGACTGTTGAAGCGCTGGAGGAAGTCgcagatgaagatggagcTGCTGCTTCGGGCAAGAAGCCAGAAACGGACAAGATGGCTGCCAAGGGCAAGAAGGCATCAGGAATGGTCACTAGCGGTTCAAACATTCTCATGGATCTCAGGAAAGCTGCTAGTCATCCTCTTCTGTTCCGACGGCTATATACGGATGCCAAAATCAGACAAATAGCCAAAGCATGTCTGAATACGCCTTCGTACTGTGATTGCAATCTTGATTATGTCGTTGAAGACTTGGAG GAACTCCATAAATTCGCTCTCGATCCCGAGGTGTTTTTGGAGGGAGGCAAAGTTATGGCAATGGTTAAACATATTGAAAGATGTAAAGCCGAGGGCAAACGAATGCTGCTTTTCTCCCAG TTTGTCATGATTCTTGATATCTTGGAGGGCGCCTTGAATCATCTTGGTATTCGATACACCAGATTGGATGGGCAGACTAAGACGGATGAGAGACAAAGTCTGGTAGATGAGTTTAATGACGACACCAGTATAACTGTGTTCTTGTTGTCTACAAAGGCAGGTGGTGTTGG TATCAATCTCACTGCTGCCTCGGTGGTTGTCATCTACGACCAAGATTTCAACCCTCATAACGATAGACAGGCTGCCGATCGTGCCTACCGGATAGGACAAGAACGGGAAGTGGAGGTGATCAAGCTAATCACTAAGAATTCGATTGAT GAGGACATGCTGGAGATTGGTCTTACAAAGCTGCAATTGGACGATATGGTTGGAGGGGAGGAGATTACACTTGATGGTACGGATGGTGCGGGTGCCGACGATAAGACTGCAAAGGAAACGAGGAAGTCCTTGTTGACGCAATTAAGGACCAAGTTTGTCGAATCGGGATGA
- a CDS encoding uncharacterized protein (Similar to SGTC gene model, INSD accession EAL17742.1) yields the protein MTIFSLYIFDRHCDCVYYQDWHRTSPVRPPPPASFKPGVHRLPPVPQPADAYRKSIFDEKRSSGQPSTVDIKADGLGSGRALKGLPFDEEAKLVYGVLISLRSMVKRLSGRDDEPFTSYTTPQYKLHLFETPTGFKFVLLSDPTSDSLRFILRQLYMGPFLEYVVRNPLVKLDSREEGIDNDQFRDAVDRHMRTLSMFGS from the exons ATGACCATATTCTCTCTATACATATTTGATCG CCACTGCGACTGCGTTTACTACCAAGATTGGCATCGTACCAGTCCTGTCCGCCCGCCTCCCCCTGCCTCTTTCAAACCTGGCGTGCATCGCCTTCCACCAGTGCCACAACCAGCGGACGCATACCGAAAGTCAATATTCGACGAGAAACGCAGCTCTGGACAACCGAGTACGGTGGATATCAAAGCCGATGGGCTTGGAAGTGGGAGGGCTCTCAAAGGGCTGCCgtttgatgaagaggcCAAACTGGTGTATGGTGTATTGATATCACTGCGGAGTATGGTCAAGAGGCTGTCCGGGCG CGATGATGAACCCTTTACATCTTACACGACACCTCAATACAAGCTGCATCTTTTTGAGACACCAACTGGGTTCAAATTTGTTCTTCTCTCCGATCCAACATCTGATTCCCTGCGGTTCATTTTGCGACAACTTTATATGGGACCTTTTTTAGAATATGTGGTGCGAAATCCTTTAGTCAAACTGGACTCGCGCGAAGAAGGTATTGATAACGATCAG TTCCGTGATGCTGTAGACAGACATATGAGAACATTGTCAATGTTTGGGTCATGA
- a CDS encoding cysteine synthase, putative (Similar to TIGR gene model, INSD accession AAW45121.1) codes for MGVSDYFTAFSAKFWERLRFPSKFTRDLVWGIILGITLSLSSTSAALILQEWRRKRATQRIPPRPIELRSDEIVLGVTGLIGNTPLIRINSLSDALGVEILGKAEFLNPGGSVKDRVALQIIEDAEAQGLLYPNTGSVLFEGTVGSTGISLATVGKAKGYESCIIMPDDVAIEKVQILEKLGARVERVRPASIVDQKQFVNLARKRALEFGKSELTNIPGHGEEIAVSTDAEPSEINHHHLFPSAFEYKPRGFFADQFENDSNFMAHYKGTGPEILRQTSGNLDGFVSGAGTGGTIAGTGCFLKKALPDLKIVLSDPEGSGLFNKVRFNVMFDPKESEGKKRRHQVDTVVEGIGINRITYNFSLGLPVIDDAYRVSDEEAVAMSRYLVQHDGLFLGSSSACNLIACVRLAKTMSRGSRIVTILCDSGSRHQSKFWSDDYLRANDIAIDPSIVDCLLDS; via the exons ATGGGAGTATCAGACTACTTCACAGCATTCTCAGCCAAGTTCTGGGAACGACTACGTTTCCCTTCAAAATTCACCCGCGATCTCGTATGGGGCATAATTCTCGGCATCACTTTATCACTCTCCTCCACTTCTGCGGCTTTGATATTACAGgaatggagaagaaaaagggcTACGCAAAGGATTCCACCTAGACCTATTGAACTCAGGAGCGATGAGATTGTACTCGGAGTGACAGGTCTAATAG GTAACACACCACTAATACGGATAAATTCACTGAGTGATGCCTTGGGAGTAGAGATCTTG GGTAAAGCTGAG TTCCTCAACCCCGGAGGTTCAGTGAAGGACCGAGTAGCTTTACAGA TTATTGAAGATGCTGAGGCTCAAGGCCTTCTCTATCCCAATACTGGATCAGTTCTCTTTGAAGGTACAGTAGGAAGTACAGGAATATCACTGGCAACGGTGGGAAAGGCTAA GGGCTACGAAAGCTGTATCATCATGCCTGATGACGTTGCAATCGAAAAGGTGCAGATCTTGGAAAAGCTCGGGGCAAGAGTAGAGCGCGTAAGGCCTGCAAGTATTGTGGACCAGAAACAG TTTGTA AACCTTGCGCGCAAGAGGGCTTTGGAATTTGGCAAATCGGAGCTCACCAATATCCCCGGTCatggagaagagattgCAGTTTCAACAGACGCCGAGCCATCAGAGATCaaccatcatcatcttttCCCTTCGGCCTTTGAATACAAACCTCGCGGTTTCTTTGCCGACCAGTTTGAAAACGACAGTAATTTCATGGCACATTACAAAGGAACTGGCCCAGAAATATTACGGCAGACAAGCGGGAATCTAGATGGTTTCGTCAGCGGAGCCG GCACTGGAGGCACTATCGCAGGAACTGGATGTTTCTTGAAGAAGGCCTTGCCTGACCTCAAAATCGTCCTTTCTGATCCTGAGGGATCTGGGCTGTTTAACAAAGTCCGATTTAATGTTATGTTTGACCCCAAAGAAAGCGAAGGTAAGAAACGACGACATCAGGTAGACACCGTGGTGGAAGGTATAG GCATCAATCGA ATCACCTATAACTTCTCTTTGGGATTACCGGTAATCGATGATGCCTACAG AGTGTCAGATGAAGAAGCTGTGGCGATGTCTCGATATCTCGTCCAGCACGATGGTCTTTTCCTGGGTTCTTCCAGTGCTTGTAACCTGATTGCATGTGTTCGACTAGCCAAAACTATGAGTCGGGGGTCTAGAATTGTTACAATCTT GTGCGATTCTGGATCAAGACATCAAAGCAAATTTTGGTCAGACGATTACTTACGAGCGAACGACATCGCTATCGATCCTTCCATTGTTGATTGTTTATTAGACTCATAA
- a CDS encoding uncharacterized protein (Similar to TIGR gene model, INSD accession AAW45122.1) — protein sequence MPGNTQASTDLNTDASNEEELDTETKLVLLASLVHPLTLPPQALEMLASVDGDVAKAAEKLLLPSPKGSRKRKAGSSLQEWLGRPGDNNKAVKEKGKQEAESTGRHLSMPAAGSSKIRGISIASIDKDKERDVTLSEAAPSKPVTNAFDVLGRTPSSPVKQKLGPQPPVRLLSQASIDSHSLPLTLINQPLPPSLASALYLLMLEEAESWGANRFFIAGKEAKSPHKTGFYRKEGGGYGGGKYYYAGVEQGPAKVFIYPALLTRAAEIVETMVNEELRKRPRYGPEWAGEWKANACGANQYEGSRSSVGWHADQLTYLGPYTTIASLSLGTSRAFRLRETPPSDPAFIINDKLPCTYEITLAHNTLCLMNAGCQERYKHTVPPQKAIDLFRPGYDIEENPIPRDAQQAFTSRINITFRFYREDAVSQHDMVFFWQCQSATQTGSWLLKITYMINRNPRPSGRLPHYPHDARYARCLAHLHLHRQHLHTPHPLCRPSLLHHPDQLLHSPSHHLLHYLLLTLQSHYPSPLFVVALLLPPSSFSLPP from the exons ATGCCTGGTAACACTCAAGCTAGTACAGACCTCAACACAGATGCAAGCAACGAGGAAGAACTAGATACCGAAACCAAACTTGTTCTTCTCGCTTCACTCGTCCACCCGTTGACACTTCCACCGCAAGCTCTAGAGATGCTCGCTTCGGTCGACGGCGACGTCGCTAAAGCTGCAGAAAAACTCCTCTTACCGAGCCCCAAGGGTTCTAGAAAACGTAAAGCTGGATCGAGCTTGCAAGAATGGCTCGGTCGCCCTGGCGATAATAACAAAGCAGtgaaagaaaaaggaaaacaAGAAGCTGAGTCAACCGGACGTCACTTGTCAATGCCGGCAGCAGGTAGTAGCAAAATCAGAGGAATCTCTATCGCTTCTATCGACAAGGATAAAGAGAGGGACGTTACCCTCTCAGAAGCAGCACCGTCCAAGCCGGTCACCAATGCTTTCGATGTATTGGGCCGAACGCCTTCTTCACCAGTAAAGCAGAAATTAGGCCCTCAACCGCCTGTTCGTCTCTTATCGCAGGCGTCGATCGACTCACATTCACTGCCACTAACTCTCATCAATCAACCTTTACCACCTTCATTAGCATCCGCTCTCTATCTGCTCATgttggaagaagcagaGTCTTGGGGTGCCAATCGGTTCTTTATCGCAGGAAAGGAGGCAAAAAGCCCGCACAAGACGGGCTTCTATCGAaaagagggaggagggtatggaggaggaaagtATTATTACGCTGGAGTGGAACAAGGACCTGCCAAGGTATTC ATTTACCCGGCACTTTTGACAAGGGCAGCAGAGATCGTCGAAACAATGGTCAACGAGGAATTGAGAAAAAGACCAAGATACGGACCTGAATGGGCGGGCGAATGGAAAGCAAATGCCTGTGGAGCTAATCAGTATGAGGGTTCTAGGAGTTC AGTCGGGTGGCATGCCGATCAGCTCACAT ATCTGGGCCCTTATACCACGATAGCTTCTCTATCTCTGGGAACATCCCGAGCATTTCGGCTACGAGAAACTCCTCCTTCTGACCCAGCGTTTATAATCAATGACAAACTCCCTTGCACATATGAGATCACATTGGCCCACAATACTCTGTGCTTGATGAATGCTGGATGTCAGGAGAGATACAAGCATAC CGTCCCCCCTCAAAAGGCGATAGATTTGTTCAGACCGGGGTATGACATCGAGGAAAACCCGATCCCTAGGGACGCACAACAGGCGTTCACATCTAGGATCAATATCACCTTCCG CTTCTACCGAGAAG ATGCGGTGTCCCAAC ACGATATGGTTTTCTTCTGGCAGTGTCAAAGTGCAACCCAGACAG GCAGCTGGCTGTTAAAAATTACTTACATGATTAATCGGAATCCTCGTCCATCTGGTCGTCTTCCTCACTATCCACACGATGCACGCTATGCTCGTTGTCTGgctcatcttcatcttcatcgaCAACATCTCCATACTCCACATCCCCTCTGTCGtccatcccttcttcaccatcctGACCAATTGCTCCATTCTCCATctcaccatcttcttcattaTCTCCTTCTAACCCTTCAATCGCACTATCCATCTCCGCTTTTCGTCgttgctcttcttcttcctccctcttctttctccttgcCTCCCTAG